One Capsicum annuum cultivar UCD-10X-F1 chromosome 2, UCD10Xv1.1, whole genome shotgun sequence genomic window carries:
- the LOC107861370 gene encoding phytosulfokines 3, whose protein sequence is MSKASASLFFVILLLCFTISYAARPEPLFHQVTTLNNIQHQDVVEAKQVDKEESCKGVKEEECLERRTLAAHLDYIYTQNQNP, encoded by the exons ATGTCTAAAGCATCTGCTAGCCTTTTCTTCGTCATCCTTCTCCTGTGTTTTACCATTTCCTACGCTGCTCGCCCTGAGCCACTTTTTCACCAGGTCACTACTCTCAACAATATTCAACACCAG GATGTTGTTGAAGCAAAGCAAGTTGATAAGGAAGAGAGCTGTAAAGGCGTAAAGGAAGAAGAATGTTTAGAAAGGAGGACTTTGGCTGCTCATCTTGACTATATCTATACTCAAAATCAGAACCCCTGA